Proteins from one Halalkalicoccus sp. NIPERK01 genomic window:
- a CDS encoding universal stress protein, protein MIVAAAVDGSSDSKHLVAEAAELADALRRELHVVHVMEKSDMKQGTGDVEGPDTRSIKQQAEDLAADTASEISANFTPIGLIGKPAREIVTYTENHDIDYLIIGGKQQSPVGKAVFGSTTQQILLNTDCNVITVN, encoded by the coding sequence ATGATAGTGGCAGCCGCTGTTGATGGGAGTAGCGACTCTAAGCATCTTGTAGCAGAGGCAGCAGAATTAGCAGATGCTCTAAGAAGAGAGCTGCATGTAGTGCATGTAATGGAGAAATCGGACATGAAACAAGGTACGGGAGATGTAGAAGGCCCAGATACTCGTTCGATTAAGCAACAGGCAGAAGATTTAGCTGCGGATACTGCTTCAGAAATAAGCGCTAATTTCACGCCAATTGGACTGATAGGGAAACCTGCAAGAGAGATTGTTACATATACAGAGAATCACGATATAGATTACCTAATCATTGGAGGGAAACAGCAATCACCTGTAGGAAAAGCTGTGTTTGGTAGTACGACACAACAAATTCTTCTTAATACAGATTGCAACGTTATAACTGTAAATTAA
- a CDS encoding Rieske (2Fe-2S) protein, giving the protein MTDHIVASVDELEEGGRIITQLNGREICVFNIDGEYYAYNNWCAHQAGPVCEGNITGTTEASFDPESLEVSLEYCHEGEILNCPWHGWEYEVKSGKCLSRQKVQLPSYPVRIEEEEIIVTL; this is encoded by the coding sequence ATGACTGATCATATAGTAGCATCTGTAGATGAGCTTGAAGAAGGTGGTCGAATCATCACACAGCTGAATGGGAGAGAAATCTGTGTGTTCAATATAGACGGAGAGTATTACGCATACAATAATTGGTGTGCTCATCAAGCAGGACCAGTCTGCGAGGGAAACATAACAGGGACTACCGAGGCTTCTTTTGATCCTGAGTCTCTAGAAGTCTCGTTGGAGTATTGCCATGAAGGGGAGATCTTGAATTGTCCTTGGCATGGATGGGAATACGAAGTCAAATCTGGCAAGTGTCTGTCCAGACAAAAGGTTCAGCTTCCCAGTTACCCGGTTCGAATTGAGGAAGAGGAGATCATCGTAACGCTATAA
- a CDS encoding tripartite tricarboxylate transporter permease, translating into MFDNLIQGLGILLSIENLVLISIAVCIGIIAGAIPGFTGTNTVAIALPFTLAMAPETAIVFLAAIYVGANYGGAIPAVLINTPGTAGATATVLDAYPMSQQGKAGQAIGISIAASVFGGLISAIFLVLLINPVAEIAFLFGQPEFFALSMFGIIALASVLGDNIAKGLLSGLFGLLIAAITLDPVTGQRRLDFGFPELYSDLPFIPIIVGLFAISELLYLIKKEKISDKDIDVDSYDNVFEGVRYALKNPFQLLRATSIGTIIGSVPGAGTSVANFISWGEAKRASDHPEQFGKGNPEGVIASEASNNAVTSSSLIPTLVLGIPGSGTTAVMLAALLLHGLQPGPQLMEVFGAEATAIMLSLIAANIVLLFFALAISRYIVRVVLLPTQWLVPIILVLTVIGVYALNSSLFDVWFMILFGVLGFTMREHDYSLIPLVLGVILGPLAEGAFRRSLELSQGDPSILFISSPITIALWILALLALTSKPLKSMIQG; encoded by the coding sequence ATGTTCGACAATCTCATCCAAGGATTAGGAATTCTTCTCTCTATAGAGAATCTGGTACTAATCAGTATTGCAGTCTGTATCGGCATCATAGCGGGTGCTATACCAGGCTTTACTGGCACAAACACCGTTGCTATTGCACTTCCCTTCACATTGGCAATGGCCCCTGAAACTGCTATTGTGTTTCTAGCTGCTATCTACGTCGGAGCCAACTATGGAGGAGCCATTCCTGCAGTACTAATAAATACACCTGGTACTGCTGGTGCTACTGCGACCGTGTTGGATGCGTATCCAATGAGCCAACAAGGAAAAGCAGGACAAGCCATCGGTATTTCTATTGCCGCAAGCGTATTTGGCGGACTAATCTCCGCCATCTTCCTTGTACTACTCATTAACCCTGTTGCAGAGATCGCATTCTTATTCGGTCAACCAGAATTTTTCGCACTCTCTATGTTCGGTATAATTGCTCTAGCATCTGTACTAGGTGATAACATAGCCAAAGGACTACTCTCAGGATTGTTTGGTTTGCTTATAGCCGCAATCACATTAGACCCAGTTACAGGCCAGCGACGGCTAGACTTTGGATTCCCTGAACTCTACTCTGATCTACCGTTCATACCCATCATCGTTGGACTGTTTGCTATCTCCGAGTTGCTCTATCTGATCAAAAAAGAAAAAATTAGTGACAAGGATATTGACGTTGATTCCTACGATAACGTTTTTGAAGGCGTTCGGTACGCACTTAAAAATCCGTTTCAACTCCTCCGAGCTACTAGTATCGGTACGATCATCGGTTCGGTCCCTGGCGCAGGTACCTCGGTTGCTAACTTTATTAGTTGGGGAGAAGCTAAACGCGCCTCTGATCACCCTGAACAGTTCGGAAAAGGCAACCCAGAGGGGGTTATTGCCTCAGAAGCATCCAATAATGCTGTTACTTCTAGTTCACTTATTCCAACACTCGTTCTGGGAATTCCTGGAAGTGGAACAACTGCGGTGATGCTGGCCGCATTATTACTTCACGGACTTCAACCAGGACCTCAGTTAATGGAAGTATTTGGTGCTGAAGCAACAGCGATCATGCTTTCGCTTATTGCTGCTAATATCGTTCTATTGTTTTTCGCTCTTGCCATTTCGCGATATATTGTTCGAGTTGTTCTACTTCCTACTCAATGGTTAGTTCCGATTATTCTTGTCTTGACCGTTATTGGAGTATACGCCCTCAATTCATCACTGTTCGATGTTTGGTTTATGATTCTCTTTGGTGTTCTCGGATTCACAATGAGAGAACACGACTACTCTCTCATTCCATTAGTCCTTGGTGTTATTCTTGGGCCGTTAGCAGAAGGTGCCTTCCGGCGGTCACTCGAATTGAGTCAGGGAGATCCATCCATTTTGTTCATATCTAGTCCAATCACTATTGCGCTTTGGATTTTAGCGCTCTTAGCGCTCACAAGTAAGCCACTTAAAAGCATGATCCAAGGATAA
- a CDS encoding tripartite tricarboxylate transporter substrate binding protein — translation MTTNIRSRRRFLGTVGSASIIGLTGCLSVSSGGDNGGAENYPSNPIQTIIPFSEGGGVDRSVRELQSFFEESIDGQLQLEYRPGGGTQIGQQAVLDANPDCYTVGVASMPAFNFTMITGDADYDLSDFAWIGTKLVDPGVLRKHRDDDRFEDITDVIEYASENPGDLSVSTSGPYNQNVLGLALLQEVTGAEFNIVPYDGGGPSRNALVTREVDLVHANVYNSVNTTDDTEVLAIHAEENNWSELTDNAPTFSDALGFDQEEIPPSGPEVRYAWYTSAEAGDEYSERLSILQESFEESVTSREYEEHLSELSPPQEGKRDFRPPDETEQLAQEKQDQMESHLDTMETVV, via the coding sequence ATGACAACGAACATCAGATCCCGGCGACGATTCTTAGGTACCGTTGGTAGTGCAAGTATAATTGGTCTCACTGGTTGTCTTAGTGTTAGTAGCGGCGGTGATAATGGCGGTGCAGAAAATTATCCATCAAATCCAATACAAACAATCATTCCATTCAGCGAAGGCGGGGGTGTTGACCGAAGCGTACGTGAACTCCAGTCTTTCTTTGAGGAATCCATCGATGGTCAGCTTCAACTGGAATATAGACCGGGCGGCGGAACACAAATCGGTCAACAAGCAGTTTTAGACGCAAATCCTGATTGCTACACCGTAGGAGTAGCATCAATGCCCGCATTTAACTTCACTATGATCACGGGCGATGCGGATTATGATCTTAGTGATTTCGCCTGGATTGGTACCAAATTGGTAGATCCAGGCGTTCTGCGCAAGCATCGAGATGATGATCGATTTGAAGATATTACTGATGTAATCGAATATGCAAGCGAGAATCCGGGTGACCTTTCAGTAAGCACCTCTGGTCCATACAATCAGAACGTGTTAGGGCTTGCACTTCTGCAAGAAGTAACTGGTGCAGAATTTAACATCGTCCCCTACGATGGGGGAGGTCCATCGCGTAACGCGCTCGTTACTCGAGAGGTGGATTTGGTCCATGCAAATGTCTACAATAGCGTGAACACTACTGATGATACAGAGGTTCTAGCAATCCATGCAGAAGAAAACAATTGGAGTGAATTGACGGATAACGCCCCTACATTTAGTGATGCTCTCGGATTTGATCAAGAAGAAATACCTCCAAGTGGACCAGAAGTCAGATATGCATGGTATACTAGTGCCGAGGCAGGTGACGAATACTCAGAACGCCTTAGTATCCTCCAAGAATCCTTCGAAGAGTCCGTCACCTCACGAGAATACGAAGAGCATCTAAGCGAATTATCGCCCCCACAAGAAGGAAAGCGAGATTTTAGACCACCAGACGAGACTGAACAATTGGCTCAAGAGAAGCAAGACCAGATGGAAAGTCATCTTGATACTATGGAAACAGTAGTCTAG
- a CDS encoding amidohydrolase family protein: MSQQAQRKESIQDTTIVDTDVHLSVPAKEVAKYTDEPYRSHMANTGYAPLPSSGWDRNLAGKIEHYTVQSPEDVQQRLCEEFQIDYPILNATSKLPRLPQSDLAVNLMSAYNDLLIDQYLDEYNHFYGLASLATQKPDKAAEELDRLGDEDQIVGAYIATTGPNPPLGDPEYDILYQAAQDNDIHIAYHGSGGAFMFEFPRQNQSFEKFIEVHTMAHTWSQMMTLSSLLVHGVPEKFPDLNFTFLEAGIGWIPMMMFRLNKEYSIRRSEAPLLKKSPEEYIREFYFASQPIGEANDPTHMKQLIDMVGVDALTFASDYPHWDFDHPDALEQYLSTFDEEGRQKVMYKNASDAFALEL, from the coding sequence ATGTCGCAACAAGCCCAGAGGAAAGAGTCAATACAAGATACCACTATCGTCGATACAGACGTTCACCTGTCTGTACCAGCCAAAGAGGTAGCGAAGTATACTGACGAACCATATCGGAGTCACATGGCGAATACAGGCTATGCACCACTACCCTCAAGCGGTTGGGATCGGAATCTTGCAGGGAAGATCGAGCATTACACGGTGCAATCACCAGAAGACGTACAACAAAGACTCTGTGAAGAATTCCAAATAGATTATCCAATTCTCAATGCGACTTCGAAACTCCCTCGTCTCCCACAATCAGACTTGGCAGTAAATCTGATGTCTGCCTACAACGATCTTCTCATAGATCAGTATCTCGATGAGTATAATCACTTCTATGGGCTGGCATCGCTGGCAACTCAAAAACCAGATAAAGCCGCTGAAGAGCTTGACCGACTCGGTGATGAAGATCAAATCGTCGGCGCATATATTGCTACCACGGGCCCAAACCCACCACTCGGTGACCCGGAGTATGATATACTATACCAAGCAGCTCAAGACAATGATATTCATATCGCCTATCATGGTAGTGGTGGAGCATTCATGTTCGAATTTCCTCGACAGAATCAATCGTTTGAGAAGTTCATTGAAGTACACACCATGGCCCACACCTGGAGTCAAATGATGACCTTGTCAAGTCTCCTCGTACATGGTGTACCTGAGAAATTCCCTGATCTCAATTTCACATTCCTTGAAGCAGGTATCGGCTGGATACCGATGATGATGTTCCGCCTCAATAAAGAATACTCCATTCGCCGCAGCGAGGCGCCTCTCCTCAAGAAAAGTCCTGAAGAGTATATCCGTGAATTCTACTTTGCCAGCCAACCAATCGGTGAAGCAAACGATCCCACGCATATGAAACAACTGATAGACATGGTTGGCGTGGATGCGCTCACATTCGCATCTGACTACCCCCACTGGGACTTCGACCATCCAGACGCGCTTGAGCAGTATCTTTCGACGTTCGATGAAGAGGGTCGTCAGAAGGTAATGTACAAGAATGCCTCCGATGCGTTTGCGCTTGAGCTATGA
- a CDS encoding YeiH family protein, whose amino-acid sequence MVIASFKQYIPGLFILLTIGIAGRFIADKIPGLNYLILSILIGLIIGNTIGTPDWAQHGTETHKLWLESGIVLMGASIAFDQVVEAGLRILLFIVLISSLTIIVLELLTRTFFNISEEVGSLLAAGSSICGVSAIVAVAGAIRARQDQIAYAAATVLIFDALTIFAYPLLGRVLGLSDVAFGIWAGTTMFSTGPVAAAGFAFSDTAGQWAVLVKLSRNALIGGAVIMYSFYYMQRNQSQSFRDALSIRSLKSTFPKFVIGFFGMMIVANSGILSDEQILSFENISNWMFLLAFAGLGLEIRIKTLRNTGLKPILLVFFSLVIVSTTSLMLITVLFGV is encoded by the coding sequence ATGGTAATAGCCAGTTTCAAACAATACATCCCAGGTCTCTTTATCTTATTAACTATCGGGATCGCTGGTCGATTCATTGCGGATAAAATACCTGGCTTGAATTATCTCATTTTATCTATTCTTATTGGTCTTATTATTGGAAATACGATAGGAACTCCTGATTGGGCCCAACATGGCACAGAAACACACAAACTCTGGCTAGAGAGTGGGATCGTTCTAATGGGTGCTAGTATTGCGTTTGATCAGGTCGTTGAAGCAGGCTTACGGATCCTGTTATTTATCGTACTCATCTCCTCTCTCACAATCATAGTGCTAGAACTACTAACTCGCACTTTTTTCAACATTTCTGAGGAGGTTGGATCTCTTCTTGCAGCCGGTTCCAGCATTTGTGGTGTTTCCGCTATTGTCGCGGTCGCTGGAGCAATTAGAGCACGGCAGGATCAAATTGCTTACGCAGCGGCAACAGTGCTAATATTTGACGCTCTCACGATATTTGCTTATCCCTTGTTGGGCCGCGTACTTGGCCTTTCAGACGTTGCATTCGGGATCTGGGCAGGAACTACTATGTTCAGTACCGGCCCTGTTGCAGCTGCGGGGTTCGCGTTTTCTGATACGGCCGGCCAATGGGCAGTATTAGTGAAACTTTCTCGAAATGCACTCATCGGCGGTGCAGTCATTATGTATTCATTCTATTATATGCAACGTAACCAATCCCAGTCTTTTCGAGACGCCTTATCAATTAGATCACTAAAAAGCACATTTCCAAAGTTCGTCATTGGATTTTTCGGCATGATGATCGTCGCAAATTCTGGAATCTTATCCGATGAACAAATCCTCTCCTTCGAAAATATCTCTAACTGGATGTTTCTGCTTGCGTTTGCTGGCCTTGGTCTCGAGATACGTATCAAGACCCTCCGCAATACAGGCTTGAAGCCTATACTCCTTGTCTTCTTTTCCCTGGTTATCGTTAGTACTACCTCTCTCATGTTAATCACAGTATTATTTGGAGTGTAG
- a CDS encoding IclR family transcriptional regulator, with protein sequence MDNERSSDRTIQSLRTGFKIIELLRDQDGGYLTDVSTQLNIPKSTVYQYLNTLEKIGYLVKEDSKYELSLNFVSLGEYARTRKEAYTLAKPMVQKLADKTGERAQFLIEEHGKGIYLHTDQGSQGVQTDRWIGEQRYLHSSAGGKAILAYSKTNKVEKVINQIGLPAETQNTITAPEKLFRELEEITERGYSINNEESIDGLRGIGVPVIGPDDAVFGAFSISGPVRRFSGEWLQKELPDLLLGTANELELRLKYI encoded by the coding sequence ATGGACAATGAACGTAGCTCTGATCGAACGATACAATCTCTCAGGACTGGCTTCAAAATAATTGAATTGTTACGTGATCAAGATGGAGGGTACCTAACGGATGTTTCTACTCAACTTAATATACCTAAGAGTACGGTATATCAGTATTTAAATACACTTGAGAAAATTGGATATTTAGTCAAAGAGGATAGCAAATATGAATTGAGTCTGAATTTTGTGTCGCTTGGAGAGTACGCACGGACACGCAAGGAAGCCTACACACTCGCTAAACCCATGGTCCAGAAGCTCGCTGATAAAACGGGAGAGCGTGCCCAATTTCTAATCGAAGAACACGGAAAAGGGATCTATCTTCATACTGACCAAGGGAGCCAAGGTGTTCAGACAGACCGCTGGATCGGTGAACAGCGATACCTTCATTCGAGCGCGGGAGGCAAAGCAATACTAGCATACTCGAAGACAAATAAAGTTGAAAAGGTGATTAATCAGATAGGATTGCCGGCTGAGACACAAAATACGATTACAGCGCCTGAAAAACTATTTAGAGAATTAGAGGAGATTACTGAAAGAGGATACAGCATAAATAACGAGGAATCGATTGATGGGCTTCGAGGCATAGGAGTACCGGTAATTGGGCCAGATGATGCGGTATTTGGGGCATTCAGCATTTCTGGCCCTGTTCGAAGATTTTCAGGAGAGTGGCTTCAAAAGGAATTGCCTGATCTTTTACTGGGGACAGCGAATGAACTCGAATTACGTCTAAAGTATATCTAG
- a CDS encoding tripartite tricarboxylate transporter TctB family protein, with product MSTRGVNEKTENSVSEQTEKVDHTIIRLVKKLAFPTLVLAFCLMYLNSTWNRLELSTLVYPYAILLLTLALVAVIYAKEIFDTLSKPTATLSISESVKRLLSEWDVSILVVVTAIGYIAIMETVGFFPASFLAIVTIMYIGGVQNWRLIGVVSIATLIAVYILFVVVLGIRPPSGYVQIEFTVPW from the coding sequence ATGTCAACACGTGGTGTCAATGAGAAGACTGAAAATAGCGTCAGTGAACAGACTGAAAAGGTAGATCATACCATCATTAGATTAGTAAAGAAGCTGGCTTTTCCCACGTTGGTACTAGCTTTCTGTCTAATGTATCTGAATAGTACTTGGAACCGCCTAGAGTTAAGCACACTCGTTTATCCATACGCGATCTTACTACTAACACTCGCACTGGTTGCAGTCATATATGCAAAAGAGATATTCGATACTCTAAGCAAACCAACTGCTACTTTGAGTATTTCAGAATCAGTGAAGCGATTGCTCTCTGAGTGGGATGTTTCGATTTTAGTTGTCGTTACTGCTATCGGCTACATCGCCATTATGGAAACAGTTGGATTCTTCCCCGCATCATTCCTAGCAATAGTTACAATAATGTATATCGGAGGGGTACAAAACTGGCGACTAATTGGAGTCGTTAGCATCGCTACCCTTATTGCAGTCTATATACTGTTCGTCGTGGTATTGGGAATTCGACCACCTAGTGGCTACGTACAGATAGAATTTACAGTCCCATGGTAA
- a CDS encoding SDR family oxidoreductase has protein sequence MDLQLEDKTAFVAASSKGLGKASAKRLAKEGANVGISSRDEGNVSQAREEIISESGITESQIYATVCDLDDEISIESAVEATTEEFGGLEILVNNHGGPPAVTFEAATDEQWDSAYTSVIKANIRLAQAGLPHLSEGEDGSLITVTSASAREPGSNHAISNVFRLGLYGLTKSIAHEYSPTVRANCITPRFVMTDRIKYKIKRRAEHRDISIEEATESREQEVLLERAGRPNEFADAVAFLASPRASYTTGSVFDVDGGWSRSVL, from the coding sequence ATGGACTTACAGCTAGAAGACAAGACAGCATTCGTAGCTGCTTCAAGCAAAGGCCTAGGAAAAGCAAGTGCTAAGCGATTAGCGAAGGAAGGAGCAAACGTCGGTATCTCCTCTCGAGATGAAGGGAACGTATCACAGGCACGGGAGGAGATCATTTCAGAGTCAGGAATCACTGAATCTCAGATCTATGCAACAGTTTGTGATCTGGATGATGAAATTTCGATTGAATCTGCTGTTGAAGCGACGACCGAGGAGTTCGGAGGGTTAGAAATTCTTGTGAATAATCACGGAGGTCCTCCAGCGGTAACGTTTGAGGCAGCAACCGATGAACAGTGGGATAGTGCCTATACGAGTGTAATTAAAGCAAATATTCGTCTTGCTCAGGCCGGTTTGCCTCATCTTAGTGAAGGAGAGGACGGGTCACTTATTACGGTGACGAGTGCGTCTGCTCGTGAGCCGGGAAGTAATCATGCGATCTCGAATGTATTTCGTTTAGGCCTGTATGGTTTGACCAAATCCATTGCTCATGAGTATTCGCCAACCGTTCGTGCAAACTGCATCACGCCGCGATTTGTAATGACAGATCGAATAAAGTATAAAATTAAACGACGAGCGGAACATCGAGATATCTCAATAGAGGAAGCAACAGAATCAAGAGAGCAGGAAGTTTTATTAGAACGAGCTGGGAGACCAAACGAGTTCGCAGATGCAGTTGCGTTTCTGGCATCACCACGAGCTAGTTACACTACTGGAAGCGTTTTTGATGTGGATGGTGGATGGTCTCGAAGCGTACTCTGA
- a CDS encoding mandelate racemase/muconate lactonizing enzyme family protein — protein sequence MDIRTIDVHRLEIPMKGSYRASVHDFSVMDSVLIVLNTADGERGIGTVDPSPGYSRQTPSNIENALINDLLPALIEVTPQSPNKLTELLDTFEGGENAKCGIEMAFLDLYCRQRGHPLAELFGGALRQKESLNAWIGIDAPEKMGEEAKQWRNKGYKSAKLKLSGDLEIDSARIETVCEMVNPNRKGMEVRADANGAYSVSDAINLARSVEHLPLAHLEQPVPFDDLEGLARVSESTSVPVMADECLLSIRHLSSVISLKAANRVKLKPMRLGSLLSTKTGIEIAAAGGRSTVVGHGFGLSPATSTEIQLTASTRGVHRPVESVGPIKMQDEPFEPTITASDGSAVLPTGAGLGVDIVDNKLHSFTTNSTAIR from the coding sequence ATGGATATTCGTACCATAGACGTCCATCGGCTTGAAATACCGATGAAAGGCTCCTACCGTGCATCTGTTCACGATTTTTCAGTTATGGATTCAGTATTAATTGTACTGAATACTGCCGACGGTGAGCGGGGTATTGGAACAGTTGATCCATCGCCAGGATACTCCCGGCAAACACCATCCAACATTGAGAATGCACTTATCAATGATCTACTGCCAGCCCTTATCGAGGTGACCCCACAATCACCCAACAAACTAACCGAACTACTAGATACGTTCGAAGGAGGAGAGAATGCGAAATGCGGAATAGAGATGGCGTTTCTTGATCTGTACTGTCGACAACGGGGGCACCCGCTAGCTGAGTTATTCGGTGGAGCACTTAGACAAAAAGAAAGCCTCAATGCATGGATCGGAATTGATGCCCCGGAGAAAATGGGCGAAGAAGCGAAGCAGTGGAGAAATAAAGGATATAAATCTGCAAAATTGAAACTGAGTGGCGACTTGGAAATAGACTCTGCTCGTATCGAAACAGTATGTGAAATGGTTAATCCGAATAGAAAAGGAATGGAAGTTCGTGCCGATGCAAACGGAGCATATTCAGTATCAGATGCGATCAACCTTGCACGCTCTGTGGAACATCTTCCACTTGCCCATTTAGAACAACCAGTCCCCTTTGACGATTTAGAGGGTCTAGCTCGAGTAAGTGAATCAACGTCAGTACCAGTAATGGCGGACGAGTGTTTGTTAAGTATTCGACATCTCTCCTCCGTGATTAGCCTAAAAGCCGCTAATAGAGTGAAACTGAAGCCAATGCGGTTAGGCAGTCTTCTATCCACAAAGACTGGAATCGAGATCGCAGCGGCTGGTGGTCGATCTACGGTAGTGGGGCATGGTTTCGGTCTCTCACCAGCAACCAGTACTGAGATTCAACTGACGGCATCCACACGAGGAGTACATCGTCCGGTTGAAAGTGTAGGACCCATCAAGATGCAAGACGAGCCATTTGAGCCAACGATTACAGCTTCTGATGGATCCGCAGTCCTACCAACTGGTGCAGGGCTCGGCGTTGATATCGTCGACAACAAACTGCACTCATTTACCACAAATTCCACAGCTATTAGATGA
- a CDS encoding MFS transporter produces the protein MARSQLPSAAVLRLLEYRLIILVSLIWFMVQFSRYVFPPLFETLQGTYSVSNTQTGLLFTLLMLGYSAAQLPAGMLGDRFGEPIIILSGVGIFAIASIIIFFAPSFTLFTAAAVLIGIGTGIHKTVAIPFLSKQYPHRTGSALGILDTIGQFGGIVAPIIVVGLLSSSFHWSLVFPLIAIAGICLGILFIQNIPSSTLSPNQATVEGDGDDYRLSLYLSIFSDTKLTVFLVVMTLFTFSWNGIASFLPLFFANQKGLSPTTASTAYSLLFVASLSQLITGNLSDRIGRLPISILLFCVMILSLVLIIIIEMTIPLLLLTLIMGIGLHGFRPVRDSYLMDLIPTSIGGGVLGIVRTIMTLVGALSPVLVGYLTDISNFVVSFSVLIASLSLGGLLVAFLKHLSTSQ, from the coding sequence GTGGCGAGAAGCCAGCTACCTTCAGCAGCGGTACTTCGACTGCTTGAGTACCGACTCATCATTCTTGTCTCTCTTATCTGGTTTATGGTACAGTTTTCACGATATGTATTCCCTCCTCTTTTCGAAACTCTTCAGGGAACATATAGCGTCTCTAATACCCAGACGGGGTTGTTGTTTACTCTTCTCATGTTAGGATATTCTGCTGCCCAGCTTCCTGCCGGTATGTTAGGAGATCGTTTTGGAGAACCTATCATAATACTAAGCGGGGTTGGCATCTTTGCTATAGCTTCGATTATAATCTTCTTCGCGCCTTCATTTACCCTCTTTACTGCTGCAGCTGTACTAATTGGTATTGGCACTGGTATTCACAAGACTGTTGCAATACCGTTTCTCTCGAAACAATATCCTCACCGAACTGGATCTGCACTAGGGATCCTAGACACGATTGGCCAATTTGGTGGTATTGTCGCTCCTATTATTGTTGTTGGATTGTTATCCAGCTCATTCCACTGGAGCTTAGTGTTTCCCCTTATTGCCATCGCAGGTATCTGTTTGGGAATTCTGTTCATCCAAAATATACCGTCATCTACCCTTAGTCCGAACCAGGCTACAGTGGAGGGTGACGGTGATGATTACCGCCTGTCTCTGTATCTCTCTATATTCTCTGACACGAAGCTGACCGTTTTTCTGGTCGTAATGACTCTTTTCACCTTTAGTTGGAATGGTATCGCTTCTTTTCTACCTCTATTCTTTGCTAACCAGAAGGGACTCTCTCCAACGACGGCGAGTACAGCCTATTCTCTTTTGTTCGTAGCGAGTCTCAGTCAACTGATTACTGGAAATCTGAGTGATAGGATCGGTCGCCTTCCTATCTCTATTTTACTGTTTTGCGTCATGATTCTCAGCCTCGTACTCATCATCATCATTGAGATGACCATCCCACTACTATTACTAACACTTATAATGGGAATCGGTCTTCACGGTTTTAGACCTGTCCGCGATTCCTACCTAATGGATTTAATTCCCACCTCTATCGGAGGGGGTGTTCTCGGCATTGTTCGAACGATTATGACTCTCGTTGGAGCGCTTTCTCCTGTGCTTGTTGGCTATCTCACAGATATCTCAAATTTCGTTGTATCATTTTCGGTCCTAATAGCAAGCCTGAGCCTTGGGGGCCTACTGGTTGCGTTTCTCAAACATCTAAGTACCTCCCAATAG